From Deltaproteobacteria bacterium, a single genomic window includes:
- a CDS encoding trimethylamine methyltransferase family protein, whose protein sequence is METMNVGFQPELRVLSEHDKEKIFNAALRVLEAGGMRLLHAEALRLLEDAGCRVEEGGNVFMPRELVEAALASAPNNIRIFDREGKHAMDLGGRRAYFGTGSDLMWSFDAGKNERHRASLADVARAAKLCDALPNIDFIMSFAHPHETHPDAAYLESFRCMAANSTKPIVNTAKDRGDLSRMWEIGTIFRGSEARHTAEPYTIHYAEPISPLKHPHASVDRLMFCAEKGMPVIYSPAPIAGSTAPMTIAGHVVQGLAESLFGLVIHQLSRKGAPFLMGIGAAVLDMSTSQCSYNAPEYLMAYLTAVEMSHFLNVPNWGYAGTSDSQIPDGQATFEAGLLTYMSVVAGSNLNHDIGYLDFGLTGSLEMIVIMDEIIDQYRRMQQGVPVNEETLAVEVIAEGGRKGEFLSHPHTLAHLRETQWRPGLMNRLGFEQWDRAGRRDLLARAGQRVSELMASHAPVPVEERKEKLVQACVQAFEQGLL, encoded by the coding sequence ATGGAAACGATGAACGTCGGGTTCCAACCCGAATTGAGAGTCCTGTCTGAACATGACAAGGAAAAAATATTCAACGCCGCTTTGCGCGTGCTGGAAGCGGGCGGCATGCGGCTGTTGCACGCGGAAGCCCTGCGCCTCTTGGAAGATGCCGGTTGCAGGGTGGAGGAGGGGGGGAACGTTTTCATGCCGCGGGAACTGGTTGAAGCGGCCCTTGCCAGCGCACCGAACAACATTCGTATCTTCGATCGTGAGGGGAAGCACGCCATGGATCTCGGGGGGCGGCGGGCGTATTTCGGCACCGGATCCGACCTGATGTGGTCGTTCGACGCCGGGAAGAACGAGCGTCACCGCGCCAGCCTGGCCGACGTCGCCAGGGCGGCCAAATTGTGCGACGCCCTGCCGAACATCGATTTCATCATGTCGTTTGCCCACCCGCACGAAACCCACCCCGACGCGGCCTACCTGGAGAGCTTCCGCTGCATGGCGGCCAACTCCACCAAACCCATCGTCAACACCGCCAAGGACCGCGGCGACTTGTCCAGGATGTGGGAAATCGGCACCATTTTCCGGGGGAGCGAGGCCCGGCACACCGCGGAACCCTACACCATTCACTACGCCGAACCCATCAGCCCCCTCAAACACCCGCATGCGAGCGTCGACCGGCTCATGTTCTGTGCGGAGAAGGGCATGCCGGTGATCTATTCCCCGGCCCCCATCGCCGGTTCGACCGCGCCCATGACCATTGCGGGCCATGTGGTCCAGGGGCTGGCCGAATCCCTGTTCGGGCTGGTCATTCACCAGCTGAGCCGCAAGGGTGCACCGTTTCTCATGGGCATAGGGGCCGCCGTCCTGGACATGAGCACCAGCCAGTGCAGCTACAATGCGCCGGAGTACCTGATGGCCTATCTGACCGCGGTCGAAATGAGCCATTTTCTCAACGTTCCCAACTGGGGATATGCCGGTACCAGCGACTCCCAGATACCGGACGGACAGGCGACCTTCGAGGCCGGACTGCTGACGTACATGTCCGTGGTGGCGGGGTCCAACCTCAACCATGACATCGGTTACCTGGATTTCGGCCTGACCGGATCTCTGGAAATGATCGTCATCATGGACGAGATCATCGACCAGTACCGCAGGATGCAGCAGGGGGTTCCCGTGAACGAGGAAACCCTGGCCGTGGAGGTGATCGCCGAAGGGGGCCGCAAGGGCGAGTTCCTGTCGCACCCGCACACCCTGGCACACCTGCGCGAAACCCAGTGGCGTCCCGGACTGATGAATCGTCTGGGATTCGAGCAGTGGGATCGGGCAGGACGCAGGGACCTGCTGGCCAGGGCCGGGCAACGGGTCTCCGAGCTCATGGCAAGCCATGCGCCCGTCCCCGTCGAAGAGCGCAAGGAAAAGCTCGTGCAGGCTTGTGTGCAGGCATTCGAGCAGGGGTTGCTCTAG